In Schlegelella aquatica, one DNA window encodes the following:
- a CDS encoding PRC-barrel domain-containing protein, with translation MADITSGEGARIDINASGPGPRLMTADTLTGDKVVNRQGETLGTIDHIMLDVPRGRIAYAVMSSGGFLGLGDKLFAIPWSALTLDTERKCFILDADKEFFKSAPGFDKDHWPAEADMSWHQALHSTYRSRPYWE, from the coding sequence ATGGCAGACATCACTTCGGGCGAAGGCGCCCGCATCGACATCAACGCGAGCGGCCCCGGGCCGCGGCTCATGACCGCGGACACGCTCACGGGCGACAAGGTGGTCAACCGCCAGGGCGAGACGCTCGGCACGATCGACCACATCATGCTCGACGTGCCGCGCGGACGGATCGCCTACGCGGTCATGTCTTCCGGCGGGTTCCTCGGCCTGGGCGACAAGCTGTTCGCGATTCCATGGAGCGCGCTCACGCTCGACACCGAGCGCAAGTGCTTCATCCTGGACGCCGACAAGGAGTTCTTCAAGAGCGCACCGGGTTTCGACAAGGACCACTGGCCGGCCGAAGCCGACATGAGCTGGCACCAGGCGCTGCACTCGACGTACCGGTCGCGGCCCTACTGGGAATGA
- a CDS encoding glycosyltransferase family 4 protein, whose product MKNRARRAPLKIALISEHASPLATLGGVDAGGQNIYVAHMARCLAEAGHQVDVFTRRDDAMLPTVVHLRPGLRVVHIDAGPPSFVPKEHLLPHMARFASECERLFRNTGGYDVVHANFFMSGLVALHLKHTLGVPFAITFHALGLVRREHQGEADGFPAERIDIERQLVAEADCIVAECPQDRADLVRLYGADERRMVMVPCGFDPAEFSPMDRRRARLELGLDPGEFVVLQLGRMVPRKGVDNVIRSIAHLPTDVPARVLVVGGESEEPDERATPEIGRLRAIARELGVESRMSFAGRRQRADLRRYYCAADVFVTTPWYEPFGITPLEAMACGTPVIGSAVGGIQYSVVQGVTGYLVPARDPAALAERLAWLHRNPELARALGRAGIRRARSLFTWERVAGQLGQVLQTLRHTERRRQSAVVVPLRRTAVLTAVQGATP is encoded by the coding sequence ATGAAGAACCGCGCACGCCGAGCCCCGTTGAAGATCGCTCTCATCAGCGAGCATGCGTCTCCGCTGGCCACCCTCGGCGGCGTGGACGCCGGGGGCCAGAACATCTACGTGGCCCACATGGCCCGTTGTCTGGCCGAGGCCGGTCATCAGGTCGACGTGTTCACGCGGCGCGACGACGCGATGCTGCCCACCGTCGTGCACCTGCGGCCCGGGCTGCGCGTCGTCCACATCGATGCCGGCCCGCCGAGCTTCGTGCCCAAGGAGCACTTGCTGCCCCACATGGCGCGCTTTGCCAGCGAGTGCGAGCGTCTCTTTCGCAACACGGGGGGCTACGACGTCGTTCACGCGAACTTCTTCATGTCGGGCCTGGTCGCGTTGCACCTCAAGCACACGCTGGGCGTTCCGTTCGCGATCACCTTCCATGCGCTGGGCTTGGTGCGCCGCGAGCATCAGGGCGAAGCGGACGGCTTTCCGGCCGAGCGCATCGACATCGAGCGGCAACTCGTCGCCGAGGCGGACTGCATCGTCGCGGAATGCCCGCAGGACCGCGCCGACCTGGTGAGGCTGTACGGCGCCGACGAGCGCCGCATGGTGATGGTGCCCTGCGGGTTCGATCCGGCGGAGTTCTCGCCGATGGACCGGCGCCGGGCGCGCCTCGAACTGGGCCTCGACCCGGGCGAGTTCGTGGTGCTGCAGCTCGGCCGGATGGTGCCTCGCAAGGGCGTGGACAACGTGATTCGCTCGATCGCGCACTTGCCCACCGACGTGCCGGCCAGGGTGTTGGTCGTCGGCGGCGAGTCGGAGGAGCCCGACGAGCGCGCCACGCCCGAGATCGGCCGCCTGCGCGCCATCGCGCGTGAGCTGGGCGTGGAGTCGCGCATGAGCTTTGCCGGGCGCCGGCAGCGCGCTGACCTGCGGCGCTACTACTGCGCGGCCGATGTGTTCGTCACCACGCCTTGGTACGAGCCGTTCGGGATCACCCCCTTGGAGGCGATGGCCTGCGGCACGCCGGTGATCGGCAGTGCGGTGGGAGGCATCCAGTACTCGGTGGTGCAAGGCGTCACCGGCTACCTCGTGCCCGCCCGCGACCCGGCCGCGCTCGCCGAGCGTCTGGCCTGGTTGCACCGCAACCCCGAGCTGGCCCGCGCGCTGGGGCGCGCCGGCATTCGGCGGGCGCGCTCGCTGTTCACCTGGGAGCGGGTGGCGGGGCAACTGGGCCAGGTGCTGCAGACGCTGCGGCACACCGAGCGCAGGCGCCAATCGGCCGTGGTGGTGCCGCTGCGACGCACCGCGGTGCTGACCGCCGTGCAGGGCGCCACCCCGTGA
- a CDS encoding SDR family oxidoreductase gives MTRSQAPEMTQLQDQVALVTGAGRGLGAEIAHALADAGCRVAVADLDRGLAERVAGEIDKAGGHALPLVLDVADAAAARQAVEQTVSHFGSLDILINNAGTDVTKPIDELALEEWDRVLATNLRGPFVLCKVALEALKRGDRGRGGQIVNVASTAAKRCWPNASAYHASKWGLVGLSHALHAELRPHGVRVSTLVAGGMRTPFLLDRFPGIDETKLQDPANVALAVRFLLTMPRESVIPELMVLPVQETSWP, from the coding sequence ATGACGCGTTCGCAAGCGCCAGAGATGACGCAGTTGCAGGACCAGGTGGCGCTGGTCACAGGGGCCGGGCGAGGGCTCGGGGCGGAGATCGCTCACGCGCTCGCCGATGCGGGATGCCGCGTGGCCGTGGCCGATCTGGACCGCGGGCTGGCCGAGCGCGTGGCCGGCGAGATCGACAAGGCCGGCGGACACGCCTTGCCGCTCGTGCTCGATGTGGCCGACGCGGCCGCGGCGCGCCAGGCAGTGGAGCAGACCGTCTCGCACTTCGGCTCGCTCGACATCCTCATCAACAACGCGGGCACCGACGTCACCAAGCCGATCGACGAGCTGGCCCTCGAGGAATGGGACCGCGTGCTCGCCACCAACCTGCGTGGACCGTTCGTGCTGTGCAAGGTGGCGCTGGAGGCCCTCAAGCGCGGCGACCGCGGACGCGGCGGGCAGATCGTGAACGTCGCCTCCACGGCCGCCAAACGCTGCTGGCCGAACGCCAGCGCCTACCACGCCAGCAAGTGGGGGCTCGTCGGGCTGTCGCACGCGCTGCATGCCGAGTTGCGGCCGCATGGCGTGCGCGTCTCGACGCTGGTGGCTGGCGGCATGCGCACGCCCTTCCTGCTCGACCGCTTCCCGGGCATCGACGAGACGAAGCTGCAGGACCCGGCCAATGTCGCGCTGGCCGTGCGCTTCCTGCTCACGATGCCGCGTGAGTCGGTCATTCCCGAACTCATGGTGCTGCCCGTGCAGGAGACTTCATGGCCCTGA
- a CDS encoding D-glycero-alpha-D-manno-heptose-1,7-bisphosphate 7-phosphatase, translating to MALTLGMRASGRHPAVFVDKDGTVVENVPYNVDPALVSFTPGAIEGLQLLADAGFRLVMITNQPGVGLGLFDEAALVRLQRWLTDRLAERGIPLEGFYACTHAPGLDASRPPCACRKPAPGLLLQAAEDLDLDLARSWMVGDILDDIEAGRRAGCRTVMLDVGNETVWRTSQWRVPHHRAADFWEAACHIVEHSGVDARAPDVGRLAHDAAARG from the coding sequence ATGGCCCTGACCCTCGGCATGCGCGCCAGCGGTCGGCACCCGGCCGTCTTCGTGGACAAGGACGGCACGGTCGTCGAGAACGTGCCGTACAACGTCGATCCGGCGCTGGTGAGCTTCACCCCCGGTGCGATCGAGGGCCTGCAACTGTTGGCCGACGCCGGTTTCCGGCTGGTGATGATCACCAACCAGCCCGGCGTGGGGCTGGGGCTCTTCGACGAGGCCGCGTTGGTGCGCTTGCAGCGCTGGCTCACCGACCGGCTGGCCGAGCGCGGCATTCCGCTGGAGGGCTTCTACGCATGCACGCACGCGCCGGGGTTGGATGCCTCGCGTCCGCCCTGTGCGTGCCGCAAACCGGCGCCCGGGCTGTTGCTGCAGGCCGCCGAGGACCTCGATCTCGACCTCGCCCGCTCGTGGATGGTGGGCGACATCCTCGACGACATCGAGGCCGGGCGCCGTGCGGGGTGCCGCACGGTGATGCTGGATGTCGGCAACGAGACCGTGTGGCGCACCTCGCAGTGGCGCGTGCCGCACCATCGCGCCGCCGACTTCTGGGAAGCCGCCTGCCACATCGTCGAGCACTCCGGCGTGGATGCACGCGCCCCTGACGTCGGGAGGCTTGCGCATGACGCGGCAGCCCGAGGCTGA
- a CDS encoding glycosyltransferase family 9 protein, with product MTRQPEAEAQRMRRWRRARRVLAVRLDNLGDLLMTTPAIAALREGLPDDARITLLCSRATSQALPHLPDVNDAIVYDAPWVKGEGGHRPPRQDHELIGQLAARGFDAAVIFTVYTQSALPAALICRLAGIPLRLAHCRENPYDLLTDWVPDPEPASGIRHEVERQLALVARLGFRTEDARLRFRTRALDEASLDERLHELGVDRGQPYVVVHPGATASSRRYPAERFGMAADAIAHATGAAILYTGSGAEEELVRRAQASMRRPSYSLAGRLGLGEFAVLLRDARLLVSNNSGPVHLAAALATPVVDLYALTNPQHTPWQVPSRVLNHDVPCRNCLKSVCPQGHHDCLLKVEPEAVVRAALELYGLRDSVAPCPAFSTDRLSQPAYA from the coding sequence ATGACGCGGCAGCCCGAGGCTGAGGCCCAGCGGATGCGGCGCTGGCGGCGCGCGAGGCGGGTGCTCGCGGTGCGCTTGGACAACCTCGGCGATCTCCTGATGACCACACCGGCCATCGCCGCGCTGCGCGAGGGCCTGCCGGACGATGCGCGCATCACCCTGTTGTGCTCGCGCGCCACGAGCCAGGCACTGCCGCACCTGCCCGACGTGAACGACGCGATCGTCTATGACGCGCCATGGGTCAAGGGCGAGGGTGGGCACCGCCCACCCCGGCAGGACCACGAACTGATCGGGCAGCTGGCCGCGCGCGGGTTCGACGCCGCGGTGATCTTCACCGTCTACACCCAAAGCGCGCTGCCTGCGGCGTTGATCTGCCGGCTGGCCGGCATCCCCCTTCGGCTGGCGCACTGCCGCGAGAACCCATACGACCTCCTGACCGACTGGGTGCCGGACCCCGAGCCCGCCAGCGGCATCCGCCACGAGGTGGAACGGCAGCTGGCACTGGTCGCGCGGCTGGGGTTTCGGACCGAGGACGCGCGGCTGCGCTTTCGCACCCGGGCCCTCGACGAGGCGAGCCTGGACGAGCGCCTGCACGAACTCGGCGTGGACCGCGGCCAGCCTTACGTGGTGGTGCATCCCGGTGCGACGGCCTCCTCGCGCCGCTATCCCGCCGAGCGCTTCGGCATGGCGGCCGATGCCATTGCCCACGCGACGGGCGCCGCGATCCTCTACACCGGCTCGGGCGCCGAGGAGGAGCTGGTGCGCAGGGCCCAGGCGTCGATGCGGCGGCCCTCGTACAGCCTGGCGGGGCGGCTCGGCCTGGGCGAGTTCGCGGTGCTGTTGCGCGATGCGCGCCTCTTGGTGTCGAACAACAGCGGGCCGGTGCACCTGGCGGCGGCGCTCGCCACGCCGGTGGTCGACCTGTACGCGCTCACCAACCCGCAGCACACGCCCTGGCAGGTGCCCTCGCGGGTGCTCAACCACGACGTGCCCTGCCGCAACTGCCTCAAGAGCGTGTGTCCCCAGGGCCACCACGACTGCCTGCTCAAGGTCGAGCCCGAGGCGGTGGTGCGTGCCGCGCTGGAGCTTTACGGCCTGCGCGACAGCGTCGCGCCTTGTCCCGCGTTCTCGACCGATCGGCTCTCGCAGCCCGCCTACGCATGA
- a CDS encoding carbamoyltransferase family protein: protein MITLGINAAFHDSSAALVVDGRVVAAAEDERFTRIKHGKRPVPFTAWELPFHAIDYCLQEAGVTLADVDHVAYSYDPARFIRDRLPEGRIELPLEPSAHAAGPWENVWDPLFASYVLNAPRQLASGAPHHLKARFRGVQHDGPFQWHHVEHHQCHQASAFLAAPYERCAVMTLDGRGEEATTTYGVWSGERYESLGEVTMPHSLGLLYERITSHLGFLHSSDEYKVMALAALGRPVYADAFRELVRPRGQGRYEVLPFDAPALFGPPRQRGEPLEQRHFDITASLQTVLEETVIELARWLRRASGERYLAMAGGVALNCVMNAKLRDAGVFDGVWVQPAAGDAGTALGAALWIDWQQRSAGAARPAPREWVMEHAYWGPQFSDDEIERLLRWAKLPYRRLDDVPRQTAQLLAADRIVGWFQGRMEFGPRALGARSILASPLDGAMQARLNELKDREDFRPVAPVVPEDDLAQWFMPAHANHGQSPFMLFVYDVRPEQASRIPAVCHADRTARVQTVRRDTHPCYYDTLKAFGALTGVPVLVNTSFNVRGEPIVCTPRDALNAFFSTPLDALVIGSFLVEKRS, encoded by the coding sequence ATGATCACACTCGGTATCAACGCCGCTTTTCACGACAGCTCGGCCGCTCTCGTCGTCGACGGACGTGTGGTGGCCGCAGCCGAAGACGAGCGCTTCACCCGCATCAAGCACGGCAAGCGGCCGGTGCCCTTCACGGCCTGGGAGCTGCCGTTCCACGCGATCGACTACTGCCTGCAGGAGGCGGGGGTGACCCTGGCCGACGTGGACCACGTGGCCTACAGCTACGATCCCGCGCGCTTCATCCGCGACCGCCTGCCCGAGGGGCGCATCGAGTTGCCGCTGGAGCCCTCGGCCCATGCGGCGGGCCCCTGGGAGAACGTGTGGGACCCGCTCTTCGCGAGCTACGTCCTCAATGCCCCGCGCCAGCTCGCCAGCGGCGCGCCTCACCACCTGAAGGCTCGGTTCCGGGGCGTCCAGCACGACGGCCCGTTCCAGTGGCATCACGTGGAGCACCACCAGTGCCACCAGGCGAGTGCCTTTCTCGCCGCCCCGTACGAACGCTGCGCTGTGATGACGCTGGACGGGCGGGGCGAGGAGGCGACCACGACCTACGGCGTATGGAGCGGGGAGCGGTACGAGTCGCTCGGTGAGGTGACGATGCCGCACTCCCTGGGCCTGCTGTACGAGCGCATCACCTCGCACCTGGGCTTCCTGCATTCGAGCGACGAGTACAAGGTGATGGCGCTGGCCGCCCTGGGCCGGCCGGTCTATGCCGACGCGTTCCGCGAGCTGGTGCGGCCGCGCGGGCAGGGCCGCTACGAAGTGCTGCCCTTCGACGCACCCGCCCTGTTCGGGCCACCGCGGCAACGCGGCGAGCCCTTGGAGCAGCGGCACTTCGACATCACGGCGTCGTTGCAGACGGTGCTCGAAGAGACGGTGATCGAGCTGGCGCGCTGGCTGCGACGCGCGAGCGGGGAGCGCTACCTGGCGATGGCGGGGGGTGTGGCCCTCAACTGCGTGATGAACGCGAAGCTGCGGGATGCGGGGGTGTTCGACGGCGTGTGGGTTCAACCGGCGGCGGGCGATGCCGGCACCGCCCTCGGCGCGGCGCTGTGGATCGACTGGCAGCAACGCAGCGCTGGGGCCGCACGGCCCGCGCCGCGCGAGTGGGTGATGGAACATGCCTACTGGGGGCCGCAGTTCTCCGACGACGAGATCGAGCGGTTGCTGCGCTGGGCCAAGCTGCCGTACCGCCGGCTGGACGACGTGCCGCGGCAGACCGCGCAGCTGCTGGCGGCCGATCGCATCGTGGGGTGGTTCCAGGGGCGCATGGAGTTCGGTCCCCGCGCGCTGGGGGCCCGCTCGATCCTGGCCTCGCCGCTGGATGGCGCCATGCAGGCGCGGCTGAACGAACTCAAGGACCGCGAGGACTTCAGACCGGTCGCTCCCGTGGTCCCGGAAGATGACCTGGCGCAGTGGTTCATGCCGGCGCATGCCAACCACGGCCAGTCCCCGTTCATGCTGTTCGTCTACGACGTGCGGCCCGAGCAGGCGTCGCGCATTCCCGCGGTGTGCCACGCCGACCGCACGGCGCGCGTGCAGACGGTGCGACGCGACACCCACCCGTGCTACTACGACACGCTCAAGGCCTTCGGTGCGCTCACCGGGGTGCCGGTGCTCGTCAACACGTCGTTCAACGTGCGCGGCGAGCCCATCGTGTGCACGCCGCGCGATGCGCTCAACGCCTTCTTCAGCACCCCGCTCGACGCCCTGGTAATCGGCTCGTTCCTCGTGGAGAAGCGCTCATGA
- a CDS encoding glycosyltransferase family 2 protein, with the protein MSRQATVMDRPPADDLRQPADEPLARTREQQAPAPGKGPEAEQRRRPHVEHGGLAGRRAALAVVKVSVVIPTCGRPQLLLRCLNALVEQSLSPDDYEIVVVDDGHHDETETLVARVAEQTQGRPVVRYLRPEGTRGPAAARNRGWRAARAELIAFTDDDTIPDRDWLRYGLFAMQTGERPAIWGRTVVPTPPVPTDHEKNTRGLEAARFITANCFVRKAALDAVGGFDERYRKAWREDADLYFALMERYGEIDQVSAAVVVHPVREAPWGVSLKQQSNVYYDALLYKKYPRLYRERIRPVPPLRYYAIVGSTFLGVVCAVFGEWAWAGAAWAASAVLIGSFAWQRLRDTSRAPRHVAEMIVTSAAIPFLSIYWRVRGAFHFRTPFV; encoded by the coding sequence ATGAGTCGGCAAGCCACCGTGATGGATCGCCCGCCCGCAGACGACTTGCGCCAGCCCGCCGACGAACCGCTGGCGCGCACACGCGAGCAGCAAGCGCCCGCACCCGGCAAAGGGCCCGAGGCCGAGCAGCGCCGTCGCCCGCACGTCGAGCACGGCGGACTCGCCGGTCGGCGCGCGGCCTTGGCAGTGGTCAAGGTCTCCGTGGTGATTCCGACCTGCGGCCGGCCCCAGTTGCTGCTGCGATGCCTCAATGCGCTGGTGGAGCAAAGCCTCTCGCCCGACGACTACGAGATCGTCGTGGTCGACGACGGCCACCACGACGAGACGGAAACGCTGGTGGCCCGCGTGGCCGAGCAAACGCAAGGGCGTCCGGTCGTCCGCTACCTGAGGCCCGAAGGCACCCGCGGGCCCGCCGCGGCGCGCAACCGGGGATGGCGCGCTGCGCGGGCGGAGTTGATCGCCTTCACCGATGACGACACCATCCCGGACCGCGACTGGCTGCGCTACGGCCTTTTCGCCATGCAGACGGGCGAGCGGCCGGCCATCTGGGGCCGTACCGTCGTGCCGACCCCTCCGGTGCCCACCGACCACGAGAAGAACACGCGCGGGCTCGAGGCCGCGCGTTTCATCACGGCCAACTGCTTCGTGCGCAAGGCGGCTCTCGACGCGGTGGGCGGGTTCGACGAACGCTACCGCAAGGCCTGGCGAGAGGACGCCGACCTGTACTTCGCGTTGATGGAGCGCTACGGCGAGATCGACCAGGTCAGCGCGGCGGTCGTCGTGCATCCCGTGCGCGAGGCGCCGTGGGGGGTGAGCCTCAAACAGCAGTCCAACGTGTACTACGACGCGCTGCTCTACAAGAAGTACCCGCGCCTGTACCGCGAGCGCATCCGGCCGGTGCCGCCGTTGCGCTACTACGCCATCGTCGGCTCGACCTTCCTGGGCGTGGTGTGCGCCGTCTTCGGTGAGTGGGCCTGGGCGGGAGCCGCGTGGGCGGCGAGCGCGGTGCTCATCGGCAGCTTCGCCTGGCAGCGGCTGCGCGACACCTCGCGCGCGCCACGGCACGTGGCCGAGATGATCGTCACCTCTGCGGCGATCCCTTTCCTCTCCATTTACTGGCGGGTGCGGGGAGCCTTCCATTTCCGCACCCCCTTCGTGTGA
- a CDS encoding radical SAM protein, which produces MNEAAPNESTLAPPLPRFAQIEPSSTCNLACRMCTVNHRPDAGPMLSMEDFVHLLDQLPGLEQLHLQGLGEPMRNPRFFDMVSLAASRGIRVTANTNLTLLTPERAERCVTSGLHTLSVSVDAAERAPYEDIRRKASFDKVVRNLHRLAQARRRHRSALQVRLVMVLMRHNLDQLLPLGKV; this is translated from the coding sequence GTGAACGAGGCCGCCCCGAACGAGAGCACCCTGGCACCCCCGTTGCCGAGGTTCGCCCAGATCGAGCCCAGCAGCACGTGCAACCTTGCGTGCCGCATGTGCACGGTCAACCATCGGCCCGACGCCGGACCGATGCTGTCGATGGAGGACTTCGTGCACCTGCTGGACCAGCTGCCGGGGTTGGAGCAACTGCATCTGCAGGGGCTGGGCGAGCCGATGCGCAATCCTCGCTTCTTCGACATGGTGAGCCTGGCGGCCTCGCGCGGCATCCGTGTCACGGCCAACACCAACCTCACGTTGCTCACTCCCGAGCGGGCCGAGCGTTGCGTGACCAGCGGCTTGCACACCTTGTCGGTGTCCGTCGATGCGGCCGAGCGCGCACCGTACGAGGACATCCGCCGCAAGGCTTCGTTCGACAAGGTCGTTCGCAACCTTCATCGGCTCGCGCAGGCGAGGCGGCGCCACCGCAGCGCCCTGCAAGTCCGCTTGGTGATGGTGCTCATGCGACACAACCTCGACCAGCTCCTGCCTCTAGGGAAGGTCTGA
- a CDS encoding IS5 family transposase has protein sequence MQLSFGDAEGLGSRKRTRREVFLAEMEQVVPWQALLGLIEPHYPKMGRPGRQPYPLATMLRIHFLQQWYALSDPAMEEALYDTPVMRRFAQLGGLADIPDETTILNFRRLLETHGLAEKLFEQVNAHLQRKGLSLRSGTIVDATIISAPSSTKNKAGERDPAMHQTKKGNQWFFGMKAHIGVDDASGLVHHVECTAANVADVTQVYKLLHGREDTVCGDSGYTGAEKREELQDVDAGFLIAEKPSKLRAMKNERERRYAERWERYKASLRAKVEHPFRVIKRQFGYTKVRYRGLAKNAAQVLTLFALSNLWMARRRLLPTTGAVRP, from the coding sequence ATGCAGCTGTCGTTCGGTGATGCCGAGGGTCTGGGGAGCCGCAAGCGCACGCGGCGCGAGGTGTTTTTGGCGGAGATGGAGCAGGTGGTGCCGTGGCAGGCGCTGCTGGGTCTGATCGAGCCGCACTACCCGAAGATGGGCCGTCCCGGTCGCCAGCCCTATCCGTTGGCGACGATGCTGCGCATCCACTTCCTGCAGCAGTGGTATGCGCTCAGCGACCCGGCGATGGAAGAAGCCTTGTACGACACGCCGGTGATGCGCCGCTTCGCGCAGTTGGGCGGGCTTGCCGACATCCCGGACGAGACGACGATCCTCAACTTCCGCCGGCTGTTGGAGACGCACGGGCTGGCCGAGAAGCTCTTCGAGCAGGTCAACGCCCATCTTCAGCGCAAGGGCCTGAGCCTGCGCAGTGGCACGATCGTGGATGCCACGATCATCAGTGCGCCGAGCTCGACCAAGAACAAGGCGGGCGAGCGCGATCCGGCGATGCACCAGACCAAGAAGGGCAACCAGTGGTTCTTCGGGATGAAGGCGCACATCGGCGTGGATGACGCGTCCGGTCTGGTGCACCACGTGGAATGCACGGCGGCGAACGTGGCCGACGTGACGCAGGTGTACAAGCTGCTGCACGGCCGGGAAGACACGGTGTGCGGCGACAGCGGCTACACGGGTGCCGAGAAGCGCGAGGAGCTGCAGGACGTGGACGCCGGATTCCTGATCGCGGAGAAGCCGTCGAAGCTGCGTGCGATGAAGAACGAGCGCGAGCGGCGCTACGCCGAGCGGTGGGAGCGCTACAAGGCCAGTCTGCGGGCGAAGGTGGAGCACCCGTTCCGGGTGATCAAGCGGCAGTTCGGCTACACGAAGGTGCGCTACCGCGGCCTGGCGAAGAACGCGGCGCAGGTGCTGACGCTGTTCGCGCTGTCGAACCTGTGGATGGCGCGCCGGCGTTTGTTGCCGACGACGGGAGCAGTGCGTCCGTAA
- a CDS encoding SPASM domain-containing protein, whose product MFRPSLVRLAVQVDVHELLVQRLSSDLEEPGAPTRYIPIREYVREAQLREVDTPHASEVFAQACRLAAALGVRLHLPRLTPPAEAPGCRWPWEQLYLTASGEMLPCCMVATPDRARFGNALRDGLLAVWHGQAARRFRAQLASGRPPSVCRHCALYQGAF is encoded by the coding sequence TTGTTCAGACCTTCCCTAGTGCGGCTCGCGGTGCAGGTCGACGTGCACGAGTTGCTGGTGCAGCGCCTGTCCTCGGACCTCGAGGAGCCCGGGGCGCCGACGCGCTACATCCCCATCCGGGAGTACGTGCGCGAGGCGCAGTTGCGCGAGGTCGACACACCGCATGCGAGCGAGGTGTTCGCGCAGGCGTGCCGGCTGGCCGCGGCGCTCGGTGTGCGCTTGCATCTGCCCCGGCTCACGCCGCCGGCCGAGGCGCCCGGCTGCCGCTGGCCCTGGGAGCAGCTCTACCTGACCGCCTCGGGCGAGATGCTGCCTTGCTGCATGGTCGCCACGCCCGATCGGGCACGCTTCGGCAACGCGCTGCGAGACGGCCTGCTTGCCGTCTGGCACGGGCAGGCCGCGCGGCGCTTCCGGGCCCAGCTCGCCAGCGGCCGCCCGCCGTCGGTGTGCCGGCACTGCGCGCTCTACCAGGGTGCGTTCTGA
- a CDS encoding glycosyltransferase family 9 protein, which yields MKPPLPLAQALHCEPGEVVRIGVFRALMLGDLLCAIPAWRALKNACPHSVVTLIGLPWARALAERLSCIDDFVAFPGHPFLPEASADLPAWPGFLAQVQERRFDLLLQMHGSGTLSNALVSLFGARRLVAFHPPGEPAPPGVDVAVAWPQAGHETERLMRLVRALGISGAEGAEEFPLRDEDRARLRALWPAGQTVGRYVVLHPGAQLPSRRWPAERFAQVGDVLAARGLSVVVTGTAAERELAREVVARMHRPALDLCGLTGLWELGALLEGAALLVSNDTGVAHVAAALGTPRVVVSCGGDVYRWQRPAPEARVLWHDVPCRPCAYRQCPIAHPCARAVTAELVAEAALDLIEAPARPEGGLAPGSTPWRGEAVRLAGRHLS from the coding sequence ATGAAGCCGCCCTTGCCACTGGCCCAAGCCTTGCACTGCGAGCCGGGCGAGGTGGTGCGCATCGGCGTCTTTCGCGCCTTGATGCTTGGCGACCTGTTATGCGCGATACCGGCCTGGCGGGCCCTGAAGAATGCCTGCCCGCATTCGGTGGTCACGCTCATCGGGTTGCCCTGGGCGCGGGCCTTGGCCGAGCGCCTGTCGTGCATCGACGATTTCGTCGCGTTTCCCGGCCATCCGTTCCTGCCCGAGGCCAGTGCAGACTTGCCCGCCTGGCCGGGCTTTCTCGCCCAGGTGCAAGAGCGGCGCTTCGATCTGCTGCTGCAGATGCACGGCAGCGGCACCTTGAGCAACGCGCTGGTCTCGCTCTTCGGTGCCCGCAGGCTGGTGGCCTTCCATCCGCCCGGCGAGCCTGCGCCGCCGGGAGTCGATGTGGCGGTGGCGTGGCCGCAGGCGGGCCACGAGACCGAGCGCTTGATGCGGCTGGTGCGCGCGCTCGGCATCAGCGGGGCAGAGGGGGCGGAGGAGTTCCCGCTGCGTGACGAGGACCGCGCCCGCCTTCGCGCCCTCTGGCCGGCGGGTCAAACCGTCGGACGGTACGTGGTGCTCCACCCCGGCGCGCAGTTGCCGTCGCGCCGTTGGCCGGCCGAGCGGTTCGCTCAGGTCGGCGATGTGCTGGCGGCGCGGGGCCTGTCGGTCGTCGTCACGGGAACGGCCGCCGAGCGCGAGCTGGCACGCGAAGTGGTGGCACGCATGCACCGTCCGGCCCTCGACCTGTGCGGTCTCACCGGGCTGTGGGAGCTCGGGGCATTGCTCGAAGGCGCCGCCTTGCTCGTGAGCAACGACACCGGGGTCGCCCACGTGGCCGCCGCACTCGGGACGCCGCGCGTGGTCGTGAGCTGCGGCGGCGACGTGTACCGCTGGCAGCGCCCGGCGCCCGAGGCCCGGGTGCTGTGGCACGACGTGCCGTGCCGGCCTTGCGCCTACCGCCAATGCCCGATCGCGCACCCCTGCGCGCGGGCCGTCACCGCCGAACTGGTGGCCGAGGCCGCGCTCGATCTGATCGAAGCCCCTGCGAGGCCCGAAGGCGGCCTCGCCCCCGGCTCCACGCCCTGGCGTGGCGAGGCGGTGCGTCTCGCCGGGCGCCATCTCTCATAG